Below is a window of Perca fluviatilis chromosome 14, GENO_Pfluv_1.0, whole genome shotgun sequence DNA.
tgtgtgtgtctgtgtgtgtgtgtgtctctgtgtgtgtctgtgttatctgtgtgtgagtgtgtgtgtctctgtgtgtgtctctggtgtgtgtgcgtgtctgtgtgtgagtgtgtgtgtgtgtgtgtgtgtgcgtgtgtgtgtgtgtctctgtgtctgtgtgtgtgtgtgtgtgtgctgtgtgtgagtgtgtgtgtgtgtgtgctgtgtgtgtgtctctgtgtgtctgtgtgtatctgtgtgtgagtgtgtgtgtctcgtgtgtgtctctgtgtgtgtctgtgtgtatctgtgtgtgtgtgtgtgtgtctctgtgtgtgtctctgtgtctgtgtgtgtgtgtgtgtctgtgtgtgagtgtgtgtgtgtgtgtgtctgtgtgtgtgtctctgtgtgtgtctgtgtgtatctgtgtgtgagtgtgtgtgtctctgtgtgtgtctctgtgtgtgtgtgtgtgtgtgtgtgtgtctgtgtgtgtgtgtgtgtgtgtgtgtctgtgtgtgtgtctctgtgtgtctctgtgtgtctctgtgtgtgtgtgtgtgtgtgtgtgtgtctctgtgtgtctgtgtgtgtgtgtctctgtgtctgtgtgtgtgtgtgtgtgtctgtgtgtctgtgtgtctgtgtgtgtgtgtctctgtgtctgtgtgtgtgtgtgtgtctgtgtgtctgtgtgtctgtgtgtgtgtgtatctgaggATGAGTGGAGGTAAAAAGAGGAGTGGCTTCCAGATCACCAGTGTGACGTcagacttcaaccaatcagctgcGAGCGTGTCTCAGGGCAGCTCCTCCCAGCCGACCACACCCTCTCCGAAGAGGAAGTTCGGCTCCCATGATGCAACGGGGCAGGGGTCCCGGTTCCGGGTGGTCCGGCTGGCCGTGGGCGCGGCCAGCGGGCGCGGCGAGACGACTCGGCGCGGCCGCTGGACCTGCACGGACTTCATGGAGCCGCAGGACGGCTTCAGGCGCGTCATGGACTCCATGAGACACGCCCACTCGCTGGAGTCCCTGGAGCTGATTGGCCGGGACGCAGACAGGGGCGGGGCCTACTCCCAGGTAGGGACCTGTCACACTGATCTAACTTTATCGCCATCACGAGTACGCTCGAGATAGATTCGTTTTGTAGGTAAACTCTAATtttctctcgtgttctgaataaaaataatgtaattatgaAGAGAAATGTCCCAGTAGAGTCTTTATGTGTAATAATATAatgcagggatcttcaacagggggtccgggacccctagggggtcctcagagtcaatgcagggggctccaaataattgttaatttttaaaagttttttagaaaatgaaaaattcttaacataaatccaacatattattagcaaatctaaatccccactgcttactggcctataggtgaggtagtcactaaggtagccctccacagacacagttcatcctaaggactcactttgccacatgtatgtgtaacattaaaacatgatttgtaaaatAATGGCAGCAATAATTAGGCTATTTTACTGTaaaagcttagtattgtatgcaaaaaaaggtgtatatatataaaggctttaggccaccctacacgttaTGATGaacccagtttaatatgctacttaatgtagtagggggtcctgctccgtctctctctcagtgaagGGTCCTTGACTTAAAAAGCTTTGAAGAGCCCtgatataatgtatatatgtaatatattataataatgtttccaaaagccAATGAGTCCTCGTGTTAAATAGTAGTGTAAAAATAGTTATTTTGTCCTACTCCCAGGAGCCAATCAGAGGCGGAGTCTACTCCCAGGATCCAATCAGAGGCAGGGTGGGGCATGTTCTGCAGAGTGGGCCGTCCTCTCCGACCCACCCGGGGCCAAACGTCCGTATCCTGGCAGCGCCGGGGTTAGACTCCGCCCCTCCCCCGCCATCGCCACGCCCACGAAACGTCCCTCCGCCTCTACGGCTGGACGTGGACTCTGCAGGACGGGTAAGACGCGTTCCTATTGGACGACCTAACACGTTCACTTAAGTCCTGAATCAGTTACATTCATGGTTAGATTAAATATGGAGCAGAGAGATTTCAGGTCCAGTTTATCTTGGATatgagattctcagagaactgaAATGCGGAAATGTTGACAAGCTAACGAGTCAGCAAGTGTGAAtgcatgagtgtgtgagtgatgcTGCTCCGttgttgtgtaaatgtgtgtgaatgtttatctggtgaccaggtggcaccttgtacagcagcctcggcctcagtgtgtgaatggtgaatggttcctgtgcTATGTTAAAGAGCTTtgagtcgttaagactagaaaagagCTTTAtacatacagtccatttacatgagtgcgtgtgtgagtgtgtgagtgcatgtgtgagtgcgtgcatgtgcgagTGGGTGCGTGAGTGAGTGCATGAGTGCGTGAGTGCATGAGTGCATGCCTcagtgcgtgcatgcgtgcgtagCAAGTCGGCACTAAAATCTTTCCCAGCTGTGGTTTGGACTTCGGCAGCCGTTCACACGCATTTCCAACGTTGGAACTGGTTTTTCCCACGTGTCCGAGAGTACATGAATGTGGCGGTGGTTACCTGTTGGACTGGTTCATTATCTGTCTGTTGCAGGTTAGAACAAGTTAGTCATCACCTCAGTAATGAGTTATTCTGTCCTAACTCATCCTACCTCCCTGCTGACACACTTTCAACCCTGAATTTGGACATGTACGGTTCCTGGGCTTTGAAAAAAACCGTTCTGAGTTCCCTGTTCTAGTCAAGTTCCTCGGGGCTCGAGCCTCGGCTAACTGTAGTTAAGTTCCTCTGGGCTCGAGCCTCGGCTGACTGTAGATAAGTTCCTCTGGGCTCGAGCCTCGGCTAACTGTAGATAAGTTCCTCTGGGCTCGAGCCTCGGCTAACTGTAGATAAGTTCCTCTGGGCTCGAGCCTCGGCTGACTGTAGATAAGTTCCTCTGGGCTCGAGCCTCGGCTGACTGTAGATAAGTTCCTCTGGGCTCGAGCCTCGGCTGACTGTAGATAAGTTCCTCGAGCCTCGGCTGACTGTAGATAAGTTCCTCGAGCCTCGGCTAACTGTAGTTAAGTTCCTTGGGCCTCGGCTAACTGTAGTTAAGTTCCTTGGGGCTCGGCTAACTGTAGTTAAGTTCCTCGAGACTCGGCTAACTGTAGTTAAGTTCCTCGAGCCTCGGCTAACTGTAGTTAAGGTCCTCGGGGCTCGAGCCTCGGCTAACTGTAGTTAAGTTCCTCGAGACTCGGCTAACTGTAGTTAAGTTCCTCGGGGCTCGAGCCTCAGCTAACTGTAGTTAAGTTCCTCGAGACTCGGCTAACTGTAGTTAAGTTCCTCGGGGCTCGAGCCTCCGCTAACTGTAGTTAAGTTCCTCGAGACTCGGCTAACTGTAGTTAAGTTCCTCTGGGCTCGAGCCTCGTCTAACTGTAGTTAAGTTCCTCTGGGATCGAGCCTCGCTCTAACTGTAGTTAAGTTCCTCAGGGCTCGAGCCCGCCGTAAAACTGTAGTTAAGTTCCTCTGGGCTTGAGCCTCGTCTAACTGTAGTTAAGTTCCTCTGGGCTCGAGCCTCGCTCTAACTGTAGTTAAGTTCCTCTGGGATCGAGCCTCGCTCTAACTGTAGTTAAGTTCCTCTGGGCTCGAGCCTCGTCTAACTGTAGTTAAGTTCCTCTGGGCTTGAGCCTCGTCTAACTGTAGTTAAGTTCCTCTGGGCTCGAGCCTCGTCTAACTGTAGTTAAGTTCCTCTGGGCTTGAGCCTCGTCTAACTGTAGTTAAGTTCCTCTGGGCTCGAGCCTCGTCTAACTGTAGTTAAGTTCCTCTGGGATCGAGCCTCGTCTAACTGTAGTTAAGTTCCTCTGGGCTTGAGCCTCGTCTAACTGTAGTTAAGTTCCTCTGGGCTTGAGCCTCGTCTAACTGTAGTTAAGTTCCTCTGGGCTTGAGCCTCGTCTAACTGTAGTTAAGTTCCTCTGGGATCGAGCCTCGTCTAACTGTAGTTAAGTTCCTCTGGGCTTGAGCCTCGTCTAACTGTAGTTAAGTTCCTCTGGGATCGAGCCTCGTCTAACTGTAGTTAAGTTCCTCTGGGCTTGAGACTCGGCTAGCTGTAGTTAAGTTCCTCTGGGCTTGAGCCTCGTCTAACTGTAGTTAAGTTCCTCTGGGCTTGAGACTCGGCTAGCTGTAGTTAAGTTCCTCTGGGCTTGAGACTCGGCTAGCTGTAGTTAAGACTGGGAGAGCTAACTATTCCCCCATATGAACAGAGCAGCAATCATGACATAGAAGCAAATGCCACGTTATACACGAcaagtagaggtgtgaatcCTCACCGATCTCcagattcgattacgattaacATATCAGCTATTTGATATATTGATGCATCACAATGCGTCAAATAAATCTTTTCTATTGAAGCCATATACAATGTAAGAAAGGATTCTGTGGTCATGAGTAGATATGGTGTATCTTTTCTTACAGTGTAGGATAGTTAATGCATAGCtgttcaagcttcaaaaaccaaacattctgcagtgctctaatactaaataaattggatacaaaTGGACTGTTTATCTTAaccttaacaactactcaaagcactttaacatggtacaggaaccattcacacacatttaaactCCGATGCGCAGCACCGGGGGtacagtgtcttgcccaaggacacttcgacatgggactgcagggccagggatcaaaccaccaaccttccgattggcatgctaccgctctaccactgagccacagccgcccctaaaactacagcactgagcacatggcactacCTGATTgagcaaaacataccagaatctgcaaacagaaaggttgttaggcctacattaaattgtaaacagaaataatcgattatggctcGGTCGATTATTGATGCAGCATCAACATGTCCGGATTCGATGCATCGAGTATTTGATTACTTCAAAACCTCTAACGACAAGGTGGAGCAGGGGAGGAGGTGGGCAGCATGATGTGAGCAGCAAGCAGTTAGAGCACTAAAACAGCGAGCAACTAGAAGCAAACTAATGCTGCGAGCAGTTAGGAGCAACTACAACAGCAATCAGTTAGAGCAAACTGAGGCGCCCTGTTTGAGCATAGCCTATTAGCAGTGAGGGGAGTTGACCAGCTGATGCGCTGATGCAGATCAGCTGATAGGTACATCTGGAGCACACTGATAGTACTGTTATTGTTAAGAATAGTATGTCGTAGGTCATGTTAGTTAACGTTAAGTTAAACACTGTTCATATATTAAGCCACACTGCCAGCACACTAACAGCTTCACTGACTTCCTGAATGGATTTGATTGGACTATTTATTGATTGGATCAGAGATATTTTAGGTTTATCTTGGATATGAAAGATTCTCAGACAACTAAAATGATgaaatgcaaaaaacaaaaacaagtcaGCAAGTCAGCATCTAAATTTGTCCAGAGTTTCTGACTTGTTTGACTTCAGCAGGCACTTTGTTTTACACACATGTCCTGAACGCAGCATTAGATATGTTTTTATTGGAAGAAATTAGCAGCTGTAATAGTCCTCATACccactgacctgtctgtctctctgccagtCTGTCCTCAGGCTGTCTCACTCTCAGCCCAGCTCCCCCCCTGCCGGGCCGTACCATCCCACTCTGACCCCCAGTCACACTCCAGCTGCCTTCAGTCTGGACCAGACCTTCTTCAACCTGCCAGGGGACGACAGGTAGGCTCACATCATACCTGTCCATGTGCAATatcattatattatttatattatattatatgatatatttatattatattagtggCTCATGTCATACCTGTCCATGTGTAAtatcattatattatattatattatgttatattatatatattatattagtggCTCACATCATACCTGTCCACGTGTAAtatcattatattatattatattatattatatgatatatttatattatattagtggCTCATGTCATACCTGTCCATGTGTAATatcattatattatttatattatattatatgatattatttatattatattagtggCTCATGTCATACCTGTCCACGTGTAAtatcattatattatattatattatattatattatattatattagtggCTCACGTCATACCTGTCCACGTGTAATatcattatattatttatattatattatattatattatattatatatattatattagtggCTCACATCATACCTTTCCATGTGTAATatcattatattatttatattatattttattatattatattatattatattatttatattatttatattatttatattatattatattagtggCTCACGTCATACCTTTCCATGtgtaatataattatattatattatattatattatttatattatttatattatttatattatttatattatattatattatttatattatattatattagtggCTCATGTCATACCTTTCCATGTGTAAtatcattttattatattatattatttatattatattattttagtgtTTCAGAAGAAATGGGTTCCTAAAAACAAAGTTCCTCAAAACATTCTGGGATTGGTGTGAAGTTCCTAAAAACATCACCGGGTCCCTAAAAACATCCTTGGTTCCTAAAAGCCTGCTTCTTCTCCTTCTAAACGGCGTTGTGTTTGACGAGACACAGCTGGCTTCTGATTGGACGAATCCTGGTGAATCCGGAACAAAGAGACAGTAAACTAAACAAGCAGAGAGTGAGTCCGTCTGGTCTGTCTCAGGAGACCCTTTAACATGAGGACAGCATCGAACCATCGGCCCACACAGCACTTTACTCAACATACTGTAGTGTTAGactagaatagaatagaatagaagacactttattgtccccgaggggacATATGTCTTGGGCATAGAGctacaaaataaacaatatgtaacataaaaacattctcaaatcaacatgaaataaaatacaaatacaacacaataaaataaaatcaacatgaaAAATGGGATCAGCAAAGCGTCCTGAGACACAAAAGAAGGACACACATGACAGCACAGACAACACGACATCCTAAGATttaactgtaataattaaagtgaAGGTGTATTTACTGCCCCCTGCTCTGCTGGACTAAGATTTACTACtggagttcagcagcttgaCAGAAGTTGGAATAAACGATAACtttagtctgtttgttttacatctcGGCACACGGACTCTTCTCCCTGATGGCAGAAGTTCATATTCAGGACAGAGAGGGTGTAGAGAGTCTGCAGGGATTCTTTCGGCTTGTTTTCTGACTGCTTGCTCATACAGGCTCTGTAGGGCTCATACTCTTTCCTTCCTATTATCCTCAGAGCTGTCTTGTGTGTGCAGAATCTCCCGGTACAACATGAGCATGATCTGGCTGCTGACTCCGTACCGTCTCAGTCGCCTTAAGAAGTCTAATCTCTGCTGCAGTCTAATGGACAGGTGGTCAATGTGTGTTCTCCAGCAGAGAAGATTGTCTATATGGACACCTAAGTATTTATAAAACGTTACCTGGATGATTTTCTTAGTATTTTATGACGACTGGCTCATGGTCAATCACTTGCCTTGGGTCAAGGACCATCTCCTGTGATTTTGTGACATTTAAGATAAGATGATTGGTGTCACACACCTTGATAAAGGTGTCTACCTCATCATGGTACACAGAAGGGTTTATATCCTTCTGGAGAAGGCTCAAAATTGCTGAATTGTCTGCAAATTTTATAATATAGTTATTTGTGTGTACTTTCCTGCAGTCATTGGTATACAATGTGAAAAGTATGGGTGATACCACAGAACCTTGTGGGACCCCCGTGTTGCTGTTTGACCTCTGACAGTGTGCTGTTGACTTTAACCTGTTAGTTAAAGAGTGAAACCATTTAATGGTGGGGGGTTAACATGCATATCATTCAGTTTCTTTAAAAGCAGATAGGGTTGGACAGTATTAAACGCTGAActgaaatcaataaataatattctAGAATTGGCTTTAGTGTCCTCAAGGTGTTTAGAAGTAAGATGCCAAATGCAGAGGAAGGCATCTTCAGTACTGCGTTCATGTTTATAGGCAGATAGCCACGTGTCCAACACCGGCTCAACCTCTGCCTTAAGCTGGGACACTACACATTTCTCAAGGCATTTCATTACAATAGGAGTCAAAGCTATGGGCCAAAAGTCATTATTCACTGAGGCAGAGGGCTTTTTAGGGACTGGTGTTATGATGGATTTCTTCCATGAAGCTGGGATGGTCCGGAGCCCGTTGGAGTATGGGACACCATGCTGGTGTTATTCCTCTGCACAGTTGTTGAGCAGAAAAGCTGGTAGTCCATCTGGGCCTGCACAGCTTTTAAAGAGGCGCTGAACGCTGGCTGGATCCACTTCCAGCCAGCGGGTGTAATCGTTATCAGACACACTGTCCAGCTCCTGGGAGAAATAATCTGTCTCCAACCTCAGGAAAAAGTCATTCAGCTCATTAGCTCGTTGTAGTTCATCCACTGCGATAATTATTTTCGGAGGGTTCATGTCAGTGACTGATTTCATAGTAGCCCAGAGTTTTTAGTATTAGATGTTTGTATCCTGTTTTCCATGTTTTGCCTATGTTGTTCTCTTGTATTCCTGAGGAGCTGTTTGAGCTCTTTTTGAACACCTGACAGTGCTGCCTTATCTTTGTTTCTAAAGGCTTGCTTTTTCCCATTTATGCAGTTTTTAATCTCTTTTGTAACATAGGTTTTATTGTTGGGGTAAACAATAACATTTTTCTTCTCTACCACATTGTCAAAGCAGAAATCTATATAATCAGTTATTGTTTCAGTAGCATCGTCAAAGTCTAGTGCATGAAATATAGACCAGTCTGtacacatattatattatgttctGGTTTATTTGACTTAAAAACAGATTCATAAGAGGGGATTAGGTGTATAGTCTTGTGGTCTGAGTTAGAAAGAGGGGGGGTTTGGCTTTGCAGAATATGCACTCTTAATATTTCTGTAGCATTTTTCTAGGATCTTATTATTTCGGTTGTGGCGTCTTACATATTGTTCAAAGCCTGGTAAGACAGCCTCTGGCTTACAGTGGTTAAAACAACCTAAATAAGAAGTTTGGTGTTGCATGTAGCAGCTTTACTTGCATTGGTGCTGGGGGGCATATAGACAGCAACTATGATAACACTGCCAAACTGCCTTGAGAGGTGTGTGGTCTCAGGGATGACCAGAGCAGTTCTGTCTCCGGGCTGCACATGGTGTCTCTTACTGTACACTGTCTATACTCACATAGAGGCACCATCCTCCTCCGCTCCTCTAGTCGGACGTTTCTGAGGATCGGTAAGCTCGCACAAGCAGCCGTCCAGATCCAGCAGAGGATCAGGGACTCGTTGGTAACCGTCCAGACTGAGCAGAGGATCAGGGACTCGTTGGTAACCGTCCAGACTGAGCAGAGGCTCAGGGACTCGTTGGTGACCGTCCAGCCCGAGCAGAGAATCAGGGACTCGTTGGTAACCGTCCAGACTGAGCAGAGGATCAGGGACTCGTTGGTGACCGTCCAGACTGAGCAGAGGCTCAGGGACTCGTTGGTGACCGTCCAGCCCGAGCAGAGAATCAGGGACTCGTTGGTAACCGGCCCAGACTGAGCAGAGGATCAGGGACTCGTTGGTGACCGTCCAGCCCGAGCAGAGAATCAGGGACTCGTTGGTAACCGTCCAGACTGAGCAGAGGATCAGGGACTCGTTGGTGACCGTCCAGACTGAGCAGAGGATCAGGGACTCGTTGGTGACCGTCCAGACTGAGCAGAGGATCAGGGACTCGTTGGTAACCGTCCAGACTGAGCAGAGGATCAGGGACTCGTTGGTGACCGTCCAGACTGAGCAGAGGATCAGGGACTCGTTGGTAACCGTCCAGACTGAGCAGAGGATCAGGGACTCGTTTGTAACCGTCCAGACTGAGCAGAGGATCAGGGACTCGTTGGTGAAGCCAGGTCTCAGTAAACACAGTAAGGTTTGATTCCCAGAATTCAAAGCAGTTCCTTTGGTTGATTCGGAGTTCATCCATCAGCGGCCGCGCGTTGCTCAGGGTTACTGATGGTAGTTTGACTGTTTACTGGTGGTCAGCTGACGCCTCCCTGCCTTCCTCTCTTTCCCCGCGGCCGTGTGGCTCGGATGACAGCCGGCAGATGATCGGGGGGTGTAGACTGGATGGTGCGAGAGACAACGATGTATCTCTGGAGTATACAGGTCCTGGTCCATGTTCCCTCtagggtggtgatggcgcagtggatttGACACGTGCCTTTGTGTGGGAGATCTgcgttcgattcccactgcgatacatcaaccaatgtgtccctgagcaaggcgcttaacccctagttgctccagaggcgtgcgacttctgacatatgtagcagtTGTAAGTCGCTTttgataaaagcgtcagctaaatgacatgtaataataatgtaataataactaaGAGATCACTAATGATcatcagagcagcagcaggccaGCTAAGGGTCGGCTTGGTACCTTTGTTGGAGGCTATTGTTGGCCCCCCCGCTGTAGCTGGcaggtgatgatgtcatcagccTGCTGGATATCAACAGGCAACGCCGCCACAGAAGAAAATCACTagaaaacaatcaaacaaagGCAACAGTAGCACGAGCCCAGGTCGCTACAGAGCCCCCGCTAGTAGATAGAACAGATAACTTTATTTACACAGTCAGATCCTAACAGATAACTTTATTCATACAGTCAGATCCTAAcagataactttattaatacacTCAGATCCTAACAGATAACTTTATTCATACAGTCAGATCCTAAcagataactttattaatacacTCAGATCCTAACTTTATTCATACAGTCAGATCCTAACAGATAAGTTTATTAATACAGTCAGCTCCTAAcagataactttattaatacacTCAGATCCTAAcagataactttattaatacagTCAGATCCTAACAGATAACTTTATTGATAGAGTCAGATCCTAACAGATAACTTTATTGATACAGTCAGATCCTAACAGTTAACTTTATTGATACAGTCAGCTCCTAACAGGTAACTTTTTTTGATACAGTCAGCTCCTAACAGTTAACTTTATTGATACAGTCAGCTCCTAACAGGTAACTTTATTGATACAGTCAGATCCTAACAGGTAACTTTTTTGATACAGTCAGCTCCTAACAGTTAACTTTATTGATACAGTCAGCTCCTAACAGGTAACTTTATTGATACAGTCAGCTCCTAACAGGTAACTTTTTTGATACAGTCAGCTCCTAACAGATAACTTTATTGATACAGTCAGCTCCTAACAGATAACTTTATTGATACAGTCAGCTCCTAACAAGTAACTTTTTTGATACAGTCAGCTCCTAACAGATAACTTTATTGATACAGTCAGCTCCTAACAGATAACTTTATTGATACAGTCAGCTCCTAACAGGACTCTATCATCCAGACCAGAGTTAGAGCAGCGTTAATGCTTCTTAAACAGCTGAcctacataacacacacagttAGCTGATCTCACAGCATCGGAAATGGAcctgtggtgtgtggtgtgtctctgtgtgtgtgtgtgtgtgtgtgtgtctgtgcgtgtatgtgtgtgtctgtgtgtgtctctgtgaatgtgtgtgtgtttctgtgtatatgtgtgtgtgtctgagtgtgtctctgtgaatgtgtgtgtgtttctgtgtatgtgtgtttctgtgtatgtgtgtgtgtgtctgagtgtgtgtgtgtctgtgtatgtatgtgtgtgtgtgtgtatgtatgtgtgggtgtgtgtgtgtctctgtgtgtgtgtgtgtgtctgtgtgtgtgtgtgtgtgtgtgtgtgtgtgtgtctgtgtgtctgtgtgtgtttgtgtttgtgttctgtgtgtgtgtgtgtctcagtgtaagtttgtgtgtgtgtgtgtgtgtgtgtgtgtgtgtgtgtggtttgggtgtgtgtgtgtctgtgtgtgtgtgtggttgtgtgtgtgtgtgtgtgtgtgtgtgtgtgtgtgtgtgtgtgtgtgtgtttgtgtttgtgttctgtgtgtgtgtgtgtctcagtgtaagtttgtgtgtgtgtgtgtgtgtgtgtgtgtgtgtgtgtgtgtgtgtgtgtgtgtgtgtgaaggattAAGAGAATAGAGGACCTATTCATTCAGAGTCAGCAGGAAGTCTGACTGTTGTTACTGAAAACTGAAACTGTTTTCATAAAAACATTCTGCTGAGAATACTTCAGATCTGAGAGAACAGGTTAAGATTAAACATATTCTAGTTACATCTTCTCACTTTGCTTGTTAATAATCTCTCTGAATGTGTACATatgattcatttaaaatacaaagacATCTCCTTATCTGAAAAGTGTGAGTTTCATActgtcctctgattggctgcagacAGGCTGTCCTCATGAACTGTTCCTATGAAAAGTAAACACTGTTGTTCTGTTTTCTACGTGCCTTATCTTTTGGTCAGCCTCTCAGTGATGTTTGCTGTCAGACAGCGCCCTCTGGGGGCCACAATAATGCATTTGATCCCTAACCCAACCCTACTAGTCTCCACCAAGAAGACttagtgcctaaacttaaccgtcaCAGTCTCGTACTGCTCGCCATTTCACAGCAGTGAAACTATAACTAATGAGCCCTAACTTTAGCCATTTAATGGTACCCGGTTGCTGTCAGATCACTCTGGAGGATCCATTATTTAACCTAGCTCTAGACTAACTCATACCGCTCAACAGACCTTTTTCAccgcagacattttgacttgtcatagtaggaaaaggaCAGCtaaaattgataaccttaacgatggctcaattccatcaagtgtcccagtaagcacacacacacacacacacacacacacacgcacaaacgcacacacacacactcacacacacacacacacacacacacacacacacacacacacacacacattctctctcacgcacacacaaacacacacacgcatgcacggacacacacacgcgcacaaactcacacacacacgcacacacacgcacaaacgcacacacactctcacacacacacacacacacacacgcatgcacggacacacacacacatgcacggacacacacgcgcgcacacacacacacacacacacacacacacacacacaaacacacacatggtttTGGTCTATGCTTTAAATTAGGCTATATGAATGTCCTGCTCTACAccgcctctgattggctaggaCTCTTTAAATAATACTACTACACAGACAACATAATACTACTATAGAAACATACATTGGT
It encodes the following:
- the zgc:153012 gene encoding TSC22 domain family protein 4 isoform X2, translating into MSGGKKRSGFQITSVTSDFNQSAASVSQGSSSQPTTPSPKRKFGSHDATGQGSRFRVVRLAVGAASGRGETTRRGRWTCTDFMEPQDGFRRVMDSMRHAHSLESLELIGRDADRGGAYSQEPIRGGVYSQDPIRGRVGHVLQSGPSSPTHPGPNVRILAAPGLDSAPPPPSPRPRNVPPPLRLDVDSAGRSVLRLSHSQPSSPPAGPYHPTLTPSHTPAAFSLDQTFFNLPGDDSSSNSLIAIDNKIEQAMDLVKSHLMLAVREEVELLREQIRDLQEKNQQLQRENHILRTLTHNTQSTQHMTHTIYTTHTTHDTQSTQAAQHMTHTIYTTHTIYTTHITHNLHRRRTSSCREKTTS
- the zgc:153012 gene encoding TSC22 domain family protein 4 isoform X1, whose protein sequence is MSGGKKRSGFQITSVTSDFNQSAASVSQGSSSQPTTPSPKRKFGSHDATGQGSRFRVVRLAVGAASGRGETTRRGRWTCTDFMEPQDGFRRVMDSMRHAHSLESLELIGRDADRGGAYSQEPIRGGVYSQDPIRGRVGHVLQSGPSSPTHPGPNVRILAAPGLDSAPPPPSPRPRNVPPPLRLDVDSAGRSVLRLSHSQPSSPPAGPYHPTLTPSHTPAAFSLDQTFFNLPGDDSSSSNSLIAIDNKIEQAMDLVKSHLMLAVREEVELLREQIRDLQEKNQQLQRENHILRTLTHNTQSTQHMTHTIYTTHTTHDTQSTQAAQHMTHTIYTTHTIYTTHITHNLHRRRTSSCREKTTS
- the zgc:153012 gene encoding TSC22 domain family protein 4 isoform X3, with amino-acid sequence MSGGKKRSGFQITSVTSDFNQSAASVSQGSSSQPTTPSPKRKFGSHDATGQGSRFRVVRLAVGAASGRGETTRRGRWTCTDFMEPQDGFRRVMDSMRHAHSLESLELIGRDADRGGAYSQEPIRGGVYSQDPIRGRVGHVLQSGPSSPTHPGPNVRILAAPGLDSAPPPPSPRPRNVPPPLRLDVDSAGRSVLRLSHSQPSSPPAGPYHPTLTPSHTPAAFSLDQTFFNLPGDDSSSSNSLIAIDNKIEQAMDLVKSHLMLAVREEVELLREQIRDLQEKNQQLQRENHILRTLTHNTHNLHKLHNT